A single genomic interval of Asinibacterium sp. OR53 harbors:
- a CDS encoding protein-L-isoaspartate(D-aspartate) O-methyltransferase, with translation MRSYEDTYQHKGLRRQLVNLLKEKGISDERVLDAINAIPRHFFLDSAFDKIAYEDRAFPIGEGQTISQPYTVAYQTQLLQVKKSDKVLEIGTGSAYQATILAEMGAWVFTIERQKKLYELHKKYYFRNKYPNLKFFYGDGFEGLPTFAPFDKIIITAAAPFVPPKLVEQLKPGGIMVLPVDEGNSQRMLRITKTAEGSLIEEAFDQFSFVPMLTGRNG, from the coding sequence ATGAGAAGTTACGAAGATACATATCAGCACAAGGGACTGCGGCGCCAGTTGGTAAACCTGTTGAAAGAAAAAGGCATCAGTGATGAAAGAGTACTGGATGCCATCAATGCCATCCCGCGGCATTTTTTCCTCGATTCCGCCTTCGATAAGATAGCTTATGAAGACCGCGCCTTTCCGATAGGAGAAGGACAAACCATTTCACAACCTTATACAGTTGCTTACCAAACGCAACTCCTGCAGGTAAAGAAATCAGATAAAGTACTGGAGATAGGAACCGGCAGTGCATACCAGGCCACCATCCTGGCAGAAATGGGCGCTTGGGTATTTACCATTGAACGGCAAAAAAAATTATACGAACTGCACAAGAAATATTACTTCCGCAACAAATACCCCAACCTGAAATTTTTCTATGGTGATGGTTTCGAGGGACTGCCCACTTTTGCGCCTTTCGATAAGATCATCATCACAGCTGCGGCGCCCTTCGTGCCCCCAAAACTGGTAGAACAACTGAAACCCGGCGGTATTATGGTATTGCCGGTAGACGAAGGCAACTCGCAACGCATGCTGCGCATCACCAAAACGGCAGAAGGCTCCCTCATAGAAGAAGCCTTCGACCAATTTTCTTTTGTTCCTATGTTAACAGGAAGGAACGGCTGA
- a CDS encoding phospho-sugar mutase, translating to MDTAIQQRVNTWLEGNYDQATKDAIQSLQTTNPDDLADSFYRSLEFGTGGLRGIMGVGTNRMNKYTVGMATQGFANYLKKTYGSAEIRVAIGHDSRNNSRFFAETTANVFAANGIKVFLFEALRPTPELSFAIRKLHCQGGVVCTASHNPKEYNGYKAYWNDGGQLVPPHDKNVIKEVEAITSVSEVKWNGGEANISLMGKEMDNAYMDMVKGLSVYPDVIAEQHDLKIVYTPIHGTGITLVPEVLSRFGFTNVTVVEEQATPNGDFPTVAYPNPEESETMSIGLKKAKAMDADILLGTDPDADRVGVGVKNHKGEWVLMNGNQTAILAFAYLIEARKSKGIAQPNDMVITTIVTTAMINELAKQNGVACYNVLTGFKWIAELIKEKEGKENYVIGGEESFGLMIGDQLRDKDAVSAVALLCEMAAYEKNQGRTLFDKLIELYIQYGFYYESLISITKKGMNGQKEIADMMEGYRNNPPKEINGVKVQQLLDYELQTGKDLLTGESWAIKLPKSNVLQFILEDGSKISARPSGTEPKIKFYFSVCTQLEKKEDFDRQFAALEAKIKSIIAGLKLK from the coding sequence ATGGATACTGCTATACAGCAAAGAGTGAATACCTGGCTCGAAGGTAATTATGACCAGGCTACGAAAGATGCTATCCAATCATTGCAGACCACCAACCCCGATGACCTGGCCGATTCGTTTTACAGAAGCCTCGAATTTGGTACCGGCGGCCTCCGTGGCATCATGGGTGTAGGCACCAACCGGATGAACAAATACACGGTGGGCATGGCTACACAAGGCTTTGCCAATTACCTCAAAAAGACTTACGGATCGGCTGAAATACGCGTGGCCATTGGTCACGACAGCCGCAACAACAGCCGCTTTTTTGCAGAAACCACTGCCAATGTATTTGCTGCGAATGGTATCAAAGTGTTTCTCTTTGAAGCCCTGCGGCCTACGCCTGAGCTCAGTTTCGCCATACGCAAACTGCATTGCCAGGGCGGTGTGGTATGTACCGCTTCACACAATCCCAAAGAATACAACGGATACAAAGCTTATTGGAACGACGGCGGGCAACTGGTACCTCCGCATGATAAAAATGTGATCAAAGAAGTGGAAGCCATCACCAGCGTGAGTGAAGTAAAATGGAATGGCGGCGAAGCCAATATTTCATTGATGGGTAAAGAAATGGACAACGCTTATATGGACATGGTAAAGGGACTGAGCGTTTACCCCGATGTGATTGCCGAACAACACGATCTTAAAATTGTATATACTCCTATTCACGGAACTGGCATCACTTTGGTACCGGAAGTGTTGAGCCGCTTTGGGTTTACCAATGTAACCGTGGTGGAAGAACAAGCCACACCCAATGGCGATTTTCCTACCGTGGCATATCCAAACCCGGAAGAGAGCGAAACCATGAGCATCGGATTGAAAAAAGCCAAAGCCATGGATGCGGATATCTTATTGGGCACCGATCCGGATGCAGACAGGGTAGGTGTTGGCGTAAAAAACCACAAAGGAGAATGGGTGCTCATGAACGGTAACCAAACAGCCATACTGGCTTTTGCCTACCTCATCGAAGCCCGCAAATCGAAAGGCATTGCACAACCCAACGATATGGTCATCACCACCATCGTTACTACAGCTATGATCAACGAGCTGGCGAAACAAAACGGAGTAGCCTGTTACAATGTGCTCACCGGTTTCAAATGGATCGCCGAACTCATCAAGGAAAAAGAAGGCAAAGAAAATTATGTGATCGGCGGAGAAGAAAGCTTTGGCCTGATGATCGGAGACCAGCTAAGAGATAAAGATGCCGTAAGCGCCGTGGCATTACTGTGTGAAATGGCCGCTTATGAAAAGAACCAGGGCAGAACCTTGTTCGATAAGTTGATAGAACTGTACATCCAATACGGATTCTACTATGAGAGCCTCATCAGCATTACCAAGAAAGGCATGAACGGCCAGAAGGAAATTGCCGATATGATGGAGGGATATCGTAACAACCCACCGAAAGAGATCAACGGTGTAAAAGTGCAGCAATTACTTGATTACGAATTGCAAACGGGTAAGGACTTATTAACCGGTGAAAGCTGGGCCATTAAGCTTCCTAAAAGCAACGTGTTACAGTTCATACTGGAAGACGGCAGCAAAATATCGGCCAGGCCATCGGGTACAGAACCCAAGATCAAGTTTTATTTCAGCGTGTGCACCCAACTGGAGAAAAAAGAAGATTTCGACCGCCAGTTTGCAGCATTGGAAGCAAAGATCAAAAGCATCATTGCCGGGCTGAAATTGAAATAA
- a CDS encoding phosphoribosyltransferase family protein: MPGKKNILNKEAAIQKLHRMALELAENLNGDGVPVVLIGIRNSGMVVAEKIGSFLKQYIASEIRIIAASLDKTLPKEVTLSESIDFNGLHVVLIDDVTDSGRTLLYALKPLLAYHPKSIQTMVLVERMHKLFPVKPDYVGLSIATTLQDHIQVEVSNGEVEGAYIV; the protein is encoded by the coding sequence ATGCCTGGAAAGAAAAATATCCTGAATAAAGAAGCCGCCATACAGAAATTACATCGCATGGCATTGGAATTGGCCGAAAACCTCAACGGCGACGGTGTACCGGTGGTATTGATCGGTATCCGCAACAGCGGCATGGTGGTAGCGGAGAAAATAGGCAGCTTTCTGAAACAATACATCGCGAGCGAGATCAGGATCATTGCCGCCAGCCTGGATAAAACCCTGCCCAAAGAAGTAACGCTGAGTGAATCAATAGATTTCAACGGACTGCACGTTGTGTTGATAGATGATGTTACGGATAGCGGCAGAACCCTGCTATACGCTTTGAAGCCTTTGTTGGCTTATCATCCCAAGAGTATACAAACCATGGTGCTCGTAGAAAGGATGCACAAACTCTTCCCCGTAAAACCCGATTACGTAGGATTATCTATTGCCACTACTTTACAGGATCACATACAGGTAGAAGTGTCCAACGGCGAAGTAGAAGGCGCTTATATTGTTTGA